One Ornithinicoccus hortensis genomic window, CAGTTCGGCGACTGGTTCGTCATCCACTCCTACGCGGGCTACGAGAACCGGGTCAAGGTCAACCTGGAGACCCGGATCACCAGCCTCAACATGGAGGACTACATCTTCGCGGTCGAGGTGCCGATGGAAGAGGTCACCGAGATCAAGGGCGGACAGCGCAAGCAGGTCCGCCGGGTCCGGATGCCCGGGTACGTCCTGGTCCGGATGGACCTGACCGACGAGTCCTGGGGCGCCGTGCGCCACACCCCCGGCGTGACCGGCTTCGTCGGCAACGCGCACCAGCCGGTGCCGCTCAGCCTGGACGAGGTGATGACCATGCTGGCGCCGACGGTGCAGGCCCCCGCGGCCGCTCCCGCCGCCGGTGGGGCCTCCGCTCCCGCCGCGGGCGGCGCCGCGGCTGCCGGCGGTGCGCAGCCGCAGGTCGACTTCGAGATCGGCGAGTCCGTCACCGTCATGGAGGGCCCGTTCGAGACGTTGCCCGCCACCATC contains:
- the nusG gene encoding transcription termination/antitermination protein NusG; its protein translation is MSQEWTEADEVTETPNDVEETPAAPEPTDATDATPAPVEDADAETEGAEAETEVSDESEAEVAGEPETDVAEEPEEPKDPVAELRATLESQFGDWFVIHSYAGYENRVKVNLETRITSLNMEDYIFAVEVPMEEVTEIKGGQRKQVRRVRMPGYVLVRMDLTDESWGAVRHTPGVTGFVGNAHQPVPLSLDEVMTMLAPTVQAPAAAPAAGGASAPAAGGAAAAGGAQPQVDFEIGESVTVMEGPFETLPATISEIIPESQKLKVLVSIFGRETPVELSFNQVAKI